From the genome of Vicia villosa cultivar HV-30 ecotype Madison, WI linkage group LG2, Vvil1.0, whole genome shotgun sequence, one region includes:
- the LOC131646089 gene encoding receptor-like protein kinase FERONIA has protein sequence MKETRRLESSRFLTIFIPHLLLFIFFLVHLTSCDDSLNIPPSDKVLLNCGSSGSSTFNGLNWIGDIGTNFFQTSYDTTSSATLLRSNSNKVAPKIPYLTARIIHHSPFTYSFPFSSPGLKFIRLYFLSTSYLPIYSSNTKSYFSVKSGPYTLVNNFNPLLAAQEINSSYVTKDFFVNIKQKSLNITFTPSPLIHKAYAFVNGIETFSVPNNLFSHASNSNVSVPYLGHKEPIFINNEYAFEKLYMVNIGTGSYYQVVNAFGSWLDGIDFISGSQYGTVLIVREDGIDMNESLLNSNDINYSAPLEVYLTARTMGSNGDSNMRYNLTWSFFVDSGFRYLVRLHFCELSMLVTDVNQRVFSVYINNQTAEENLDLVALSGEPVSPLYRDYVVMVNLENQRRKVYMLISLHPNLESKPKYHDAILNGVEIIKLSDSNYNLAPSFQLKNGLQKEKKLPIFVVVGASTFCIILILFITFFIVRRKAWTKIKIVIFHILKLNSPSRSEEKIQGKVISGNCYQFTLEEITSATNDFNEDLVIGEGGFGKVYKGTIMLDGVVIDVAIKRAKLNSRQGFKEFQNEINFHSFYHMNLVSLLGFCQESNELILVYEYMAEGSLCDHLYKKQKQPLSWNQRLEICVGAARGIHYLHTGRTTAVIHRDIKSANILLDQNLVPKIADFGLSRVVPSIYHTHVSTEVKGTFGYLDPEYYKRRKLSEKSDVYAFGVVLFEVLSGRAAVNPEAVEEDNEKVGLVEWAMHCYQCGTIDRLVDSYLQGNIRLECLMAFVEIGIQCFANKSAERPSMGEVLSNLERIMSSPEHLERQEFQTVDMSS, from the coding sequence ATGAAGGAAACTCGCAGGCTAGAGTCATCTAGATTCTTAACTATCTTTATACCACATCTCTTATTGTTCATCTTTTTCTTAGTTCATTTAACATCTTGTGATGATTCATTAAACATTCCCCCTTCAGACAAAGTCCTCCTTAACTGTGGTTCATCTGGATCTTCAACATTCAATGGTCTAAACTGGATAGGAGACATTGGAACAAATTTCTTCCAAACATCATATGATACAACTTCATCAGCAACACTCTTACGCTCCAACTCAAACAAAGTAGCACCCAAAATTCCATACCTAACAGCAAGAATAATTCATCATTCTCCATTCACCTACTCATTCCCCTTCTCTTCTCCTGGCCTTAAATTCATTCGTTTATACTTTCTCTCAACTTCATATTTACCAATATACTCTTCCAACACTAAGTCCTACTTTTCAGTCAAATCTGGTCCATACACTCTTGTTAACAATTTCAATCCATTACTTGCTGCACAAGAAATCAACTCATCTTATGTCACTAAAGAtttctttgtcaacatcaaacAAAAGAGCCTCAACATCACTTTCACTCCATCTCCTCTAATTCACAAAGCTTATGCTTTTGTAAATGGAATTGAAACATTCTCAGTACCCAATAACTTATTCTCTCATGCTTCAAATTCTAATGTTTCTGTTCCTTACCTTGGACACAAAGAACCCATTTTTATCAACAATGAATATGCTTTTGAGAAGCTTTACATGGTTAACATAGGAACTGGATCTTACTATCAAGTTGTAAATGCATTTGGGTCATGGCTTGATGGTATCGACTTCATTTCTGGTTCACAATATGGAACTGTTCTTATCGTGAGAGAGGATGGAATTGATATGAATGAGAGTCTTCTCAATTCAAATGACATTAACTATTCAGCACCGCTCGAGGTATACTTAACTGCAAGGACAATGGGAAGCAATGGAGATTCAAACATGAGGTACAATTTAACATGGTCATTTTTCGTTGATTCTGGATTCAGGTACCTTGTTAGACTTCATTTCTGCGAGTTATCTATGTTGGTAACAGATGTTAATCAGAGGGTGTTTAGTGTTTACATAAACAACCAAACAGCTGAGGAAAATTTGGATTTAGTTGCTTTGAGTGGCGAACCTGTTAGTCCTTTGTATAGAGACTATGTTGTAATGGTTAATTTGGAAAATCAGAGAAGGAAAGTTTACATGTTGATCTCACTTCATCCCAATTTGGAGTCAAAACCAAAGTATCATGATGCTATATTGAATGGAGTTGAGATTATCAAGTTAAGTGATAGTAACTATAATCTTGCTCCAAGTTTCCAATTAAAGAATGGACTTCAAAAGGAGAAAAAACTtccaatttttgttgttgttggggCTAGTACTTTCTGTATCATTTTGATACTTTTCATAACATTTTTCATTGTTAGGAGAAAAGCGTggacaaaaataaaaattgtaatttttcatATACTTAAACTGAATTCACCTTCCAGAAGTGAAGAAAAGATTCAAGGAAAAGTGATATCAGGTAATTGTTATCAATTCACTTTAGAAGAGATCACTTCAGCAACAAATGATTTCAATGAAGATCTTGTGATTGGAGAAGGAGGTTTTGGAAAAGTATACAAAGGAACCATCATGCTTGATGGAGTAGTTATTGATGTGGCCATAAAGCGCGCTAAGCTGAATTCGCGACAAGGATTTAAGGAATTTCAAAATGAGATCAATTTTCATTCGTTTTATCACATGAATTTAGTGTCACTGTTGGGATTCTGTCAAGAGAGTAATGAACTGATACTTGTGTATGAATACATGGCTGAAGGTTCACTTTGTGATCATTTATACAAGAAACAGAAGCAACCGTTATCATGGAATCAAAGACTGGAGATTTGTGTTGGTGCAGCTAGAGGAATCCATTACCTTCATACAGGTAGAACAACTGCGGTGATTCACCGCGATATCAAGTCCGCGAACATATTATTAGATCAGAATTTGGTACCAAAGATTGCAGATTTTGGATTGTCTAGAGTGGTTCCTTCAATTTACCACACTCATGTTAGCACTGAGGTTAAAGGTACTTTTGGATATTTGGATCCTGAGTACTACAAAAGAAGAAAATTGAGTGAAAAATCGGATGTTTATGCATTTGGGGTGGTTTTGTTTGAAGTGTTGAGTGGAAGGGCAGCAGTGAATCCTGAGGCAGTGGAAGAGGACAATGAGAAAGTTGGTTTGGTAGAATGGGCTATGCATTGTTATCAATGTGGAACTATTGATAGATTGGTTGATTCATATTTACAAGGAAATATAAGGTTGGAATGTTTAATGGCATTTGTGGAGATTGGCATTCAGTGCTTTGCTAACAAGAGTGCAGAAAGGCCAAGTATGGGAGAGGTTCTCAGTAATTTAGAGAGAATTATGTCCTCACCGGAACATTTGGAGAGGCAGGAATTCCAAACTGTTGACATGAGTTCATAG